Proteins from one Streptomyces sp. NBC_00390 genomic window:
- a CDS encoding transposase gives MLGRRSEEPVGPDVWATCRELIPAGSVFAFLAEHRDALFPEEMFADLYPSPNGRPSVPPQVLACATVLQVLENRTDHDAVAELRCDLRWKAACGLGLYDTGFDPSLFIYFRRRLAASGDRDRIFARVREIINKTGVLKGRRRRARDSTVFEDAVATQDTVTQLIAAIRRVIREVPGAAEAAAAQCRAHDYRDPGKPRIAWDDEAARDRLVDALVTDALRLLGHLPEQNLGDKAANAVGILALVAGQDVEFAEESDGTDGRWRIARKTAPGQQLLARAVHLSQTVALGARTRRRVGREGVRVQP, from the coding sequence ATGCTGGGGCGGCGGTCTGAGGAGCCGGTCGGGCCTGATGTGTGGGCCACGTGCCGGGAGTTGATTCCGGCTGGGAGTGTGTTCGCGTTCCTGGCCGAGCATCGGGATGCGCTGTTCCCGGAGGAGATGTTCGCTGACCTGTATCCCTCGCCGAACGGGCGGCCGTCGGTGCCGCCGCAGGTGCTGGCGTGTGCGACGGTGCTGCAGGTACTGGAGAACCGCACGGACCATGACGCGGTGGCCGAACTGCGGTGTGACCTGCGGTGGAAGGCGGCCTGTGGGCTGGGCCTGTACGACACGGGGTTCGATCCGTCGCTGTTCATCTACTTCCGGCGCAGGCTCGCGGCCTCCGGGGATCGGGACCGGATCTTCGCCCGGGTGCGGGAGATCATCAACAAGACCGGTGTACTCAAGGGCCGCCGCAGGCGGGCACGGGACTCGACTGTGTTCGAGGACGCGGTGGCCACCCAGGACACCGTCACCCAGCTGATCGCGGCCATCCGCCGGGTGATCCGCGAGGTTCCCGGTGCCGCCGAGGCCGCTGCCGCCCAGTGCCGTGCGCACGACTACCGCGATCCGGGCAAGCCCCGGATCGCCTGGGACGACGAAGCAGCACGGGACCGCCTGGTGGATGCCCTGGTCACCGACGCGTTGCGGCTGCTGGGCCATCTGCCCGAGCAGAATCTGGGCGACAAGGCCGCGAACGCGGTGGGCATCCTGGCCCTGGTCGCCGGGCAGGACGTGGAGTTCGCCGAGGAATCCGACGGCACCGACGGCCGGTGGCGGATCGCCCGGAAGACCGCCCCGGGCCAGCAGCTCCTCGCTCGTGCGGTGCACCTGTCCCAGACCGTGGCACTCGGGGCACGCACCCGCCGCCGTGTTGGCCGAGAAGGCGTCCGAGTCCAGCCGTGA
- the melC2 gene encoding tyrosinase MelC2: MTVRKNQAQLSADEKRRFTDALLELKRSGRYDTFVSTHNAFIMSDTDNGDRVGHRSPSFLPWHRRYLIEFEQALQSVDASVALPYWDWTTDRTSASSLWAADFLGGTGRARDGQVLDGPFSGPSGAWPINVRVDGRTYLRRELGAGGRQLPTRAEVESVLAMSTYDAPPWNSASDGFRNHLEGWRGVNLHNRVHVWVGGQMATGASPNDPVFWLHHCFIDKLWSQWQARHPGSTYLPAAGTRNVVDLRDTMRPWNDVTPADMLDHAPHYTYDTAA, encoded by the coding sequence ATGACCGTACGCAAGAACCAGGCACAACTGTCCGCGGACGAGAAGCGCCGCTTCACCGATGCTCTGCTGGAGCTCAAGCGCAGTGGCCGCTACGACACCTTCGTCTCCACCCACAACGCCTTCATCATGAGCGACACGGACAACGGGGACCGGGTGGGCCACCGCTCGCCGTCCTTCCTGCCCTGGCACCGCCGCTACCTCATCGAATTCGAGCAGGCTCTGCAGTCCGTCGACGCATCGGTGGCCCTTCCCTACTGGGACTGGACCACCGACCGCACCTCCGCATCCTCTCTCTGGGCAGCGGACTTCCTCGGTGGCACCGGCCGTGCCAGGGACGGCCAAGTGCTCGACGGCCCGTTCTCCGGTCCCTCCGGCGCCTGGCCGATCAACGTCCGCGTGGACGGCCGGACCTACCTGCGCCGCGAGCTCGGAGCAGGTGGCCGGCAGCTGCCCACCCGTGCGGAGGTCGAGTCCGTCCTCGCCATGTCCACCTACGACGCCCCGCCGTGGAACAGCGCGTCGGACGGCTTCCGCAACCACCTCGAAGGCTGGCGCGGCGTCAATCTGCACAACCGCGTCCATGTCTGGGTCGGGGGCCAGATGGCCACCGGCGCCTCCCCGAACGACCCGGTGTTCTGGCTGCACCACTGCTTCATCGACAAGCTCTGGTCGCAGTGGCAGGCCCGTCACCCCGGCTCGACGTATCTGCCCGCGGCAGGTACCCGTAATGTCGTCGACCTGCGCGACACCATGCGTCCGTGGAACGACGTGACCCCCGCCGACATGCTCGACCACGCCCCGCACTACACGTACGACACGGCCGCCTAG
- the melC1 gene encoding apotyrosinase chaperone MelC1, protein MSRTTRRQALGVAAGAAAGLVLIGAAPGRAARSAAPPPRTPAQPAPFDEVYRGRRIQGGPSHAAGHHGHHGGGYTVRVDGEELHVMRNADDTWISVVNHYEPHATPRAVARAAVVELQGADLVPLELF, encoded by the coding sequence ATGTCCCGAACAACCCGCCGTCAGGCCCTCGGTGTCGCCGCCGGCGCGGCCGCAGGGCTCGTGCTCATCGGCGCCGCGCCCGGCCGGGCGGCCCGGAGCGCCGCGCCCCCGCCGCGCACGCCGGCCCAGCCTGCCCCCTTCGACGAGGTCTACCGGGGGCGTCGTATACAAGGCGGGCCCTCGCACGCCGCCGGCCACCACGGCCACCACGGCGGCGGATACACCGTGCGCGTCGACGGCGAGGAGCTGCATGTGATGCGCAACGCCGACGACACCTGGATCAGCGTCGTCAACCACTACGAGCCGCATGCCACGCCGCGTGCCGTCGCGCGCGCCGCCGTCGTGGAACTCCAGGGCGCGGACCTCGTTCCCCTCGAACTCTTCTGA